In one Chryseobacterium camelliae genomic region, the following are encoded:
- a CDS encoding exopolyphosphatase encodes MIIAAIDIGSNAARLLINEVKTQQKQPEFIKLNLLRIPLRLGMDVFTMGKIGTEREKMVLDSMKIFSDLMRIYNVQHYRACATSAMRDAANGQDIIKEVKKTSGIDIEIISGDEEATLIYENHVAEGLDKNFAYLYVDVGGGSTELTFYENGKMVYEKSFNIGTIRLLNDLVAEANWKEMKEEIKANIVSKKPIVAIGSGGNINKVFSLSKTKDGKPMSASYLKKVYKEFAGLTIDERMTQYNLRQDRADVLVHALKIYNNVMSWSDISRIFVPKISVADGLIHNIYSNLQHKK; translated from the coding sequence ATGATCATCGCAGCGATAGACATAGGAAGTAATGCAGCCAGACTTTTAATAAACGAAGTAAAAACTCAGCAGAAACAGCCTGAATTCATCAAGCTTAATCTCCTAAGAATTCCTTTGAGATTAGGAATGGATGTATTCACTATGGGAAAAATCGGTACCGAAAGAGAAAAAATGGTTCTTGATTCCATGAAAATCTTCAGCGACCTGATGAGAATTTATAATGTACAGCATTACAGAGCGTGTGCCACAAGTGCGATGCGTGATGCGGCAAACGGCCAGGACATCATTAAAGAAGTAAAAAAAACTTCGGGTATTGATATTGAAATCATTTCCGGTGATGAGGAAGCGACTTTAATCTATGAAAACCATGTTGCGGAAGGACTCGACAAAAACTTCGCCTATCTTTATGTAGATGTTGGCGGCGGTTCTACCGAACTTACCTTCTATGAAAACGGTAAAATGGTTTATGAAAAATCATTTAACATCGGGACGATTCGTCTTTTGAACGATCTGGTAGCAGAAGCCAACTGGAAGGAAATGAAAGAAGAAATAAAAGCCAATATTGTAAGTAAAAAGCCTATTGTCGCTATTGGTTCCGGAGGAAATATCAATAAGGTTTTTTCTTTAAGCAAAACCAAAGACGGAAAACCGATGTCTGCTTCTTACCTGAAAAAAGTCTATAAAGAATTTGCCGGGCTTACGATAGATGAAAGAATGACCCAGTACAATTTAAGACAGGACCGTGCCGACGTTCTGGTTCATGCCTTGAAAATCTACAACAACGTCATGTCATGGTCGGATATCAGCAGGATTTTTGTTCCTAAAATATCTGTTGCCGATGGATTGATTCATAATATCTACAGTAACTTACAACATAAAAAGTAG
- a CDS encoding NAD-dependent epimerase/dehydratase family protein, which produces MDTLKIILTGATGMVGEGVLMECLENPNISEILSVSRKPSGKKHAKLKEYIISDFLKIDMNDENLKGYDAVFFCAGISSIGMSEEEYIKTTYDVTLHFAKVVLNQNPNMVFNYVSGAHTDSTESGKVMWARVKGKTENALKKLGLKAAYNLRPGFMKPVEGQENVKWFFKPFIWLFPIFLPSKSLTLHEVGRAMINAVQKGYPTSTLEIKDIKNLAV; this is translated from the coding sequence ATGGACACACTCAAAATAATTCTAACAGGAGCAACTGGAATGGTAGGAGAAGGAGTTCTTATGGAATGTCTTGAAAACCCCAATATATCGGAAATATTAAGCGTAAGCAGAAAACCTTCCGGAAAGAAACACGCAAAACTTAAAGAATACATTATTTCAGACTTTTTAAAAATCGATATGAATGACGAAAATCTGAAAGGCTATGATGCGGTTTTCTTCTGTGCCGGAATCAGCAGTATAGGAATGAGTGAAGAAGAATATATTAAAACAACTTATGATGTGACATTACATTTTGCAAAGGTTGTTTTAAACCAGAATCCGAATATGGTATTCAATTATGTTTCGGGAGCGCACACCGACAGTACAGAAAGCGGAAAAGTGATGTGGGCAAGAGTAAAAGGCAAAACCGAAAACGCATTAAAGAAGCTGGGATTAAAAGCGGCCTACAATTTACGTCCCGGATTTATGAAACCGGTTGAAGGTCAGGAAAATGTAAAATGGTTCTTTAAGCCTTTTATTTGGCTGTTCCCTATTTTTTTACCGTCAAAATCATTAACTTTACACGAAGTGGGGAGAGCAATGATCAATGCCGTACAAAAAGGATACCCAACTTCAACATTAGAAATTAAAGACATTAAAAATCTCGCGGTATGA
- the ppk1 gene encoding polyphosphate kinase 1: MSLHFNPRDITWLAFNERVLQEAMDENVPLHLRIRFLGIFSNNLDEFFRVRVAGLKRAMDFKEKVIAESFYQPPSKILQKINDIVIKHQQNFDKTWKKIQVEMADHKVFIKTAKNLTAKQKEFVRNYFDEVVEANVIPILLHENTPMPYMRDKSLYLGVAMRKKDWQYSSNYAIIEIPSRFVGRFLLLPSENPEEKDVMLLEDVITFNLPHIFSYFGYDEFAANAFKVTKDAELDLDNDIRTNFAEKIEKGLKNRRKGKPTRFVFDKDMDKALLEMLIRKLNLTKKDSIIPGGKIHNFKHFMDFPDVFEKYERPVERTSFMHPAFEHGERVTDVILKHDVLLTFPYHKYNPVIDLLREAAMDPDVKSIQITAYRLASSSKIINALINAARNGKEVTVMLELQARFDEESNLEWKEMLEPEGITVLVGIPDKKVHAKLCVIKKRAHNKTIQYGFISTGNFNEKTARIYGDHLIMTSDRGVMADINKVFNVLKKPKEDYLTVLKTCKNLLVCPQFMREKIIHHIDKEIEEAKAGRKAEMIIKANSVSDRILITKLYDAANAGVVIKMIVRGIYCAVNQKDFKEKIKAISIVDEYLEHARVMYFYNKGSEDLYISSADWMTRNLDYRIEAAAKITDKNLKTELKDILDIQLRDNVKARILDKKLSNEYIRNNKDECRSQVETYKYLKAKAAKK, translated from the coding sequence ATGTCATTACACTTCAATCCAAGAGATATTACATGGCTTGCCTTCAATGAAAGGGTTTTACAGGAAGCTATGGACGAGAACGTACCTTTACATTTAAGAATCCGTTTTTTAGGAATTTTTTCCAATAATTTAGATGAATTTTTCAGGGTGCGTGTAGCCGGATTAAAACGTGCAATGGATTTTAAAGAGAAAGTAATCGCAGAGTCGTTTTACCAGCCTCCTTCAAAAATTCTTCAGAAAATCAATGACATTGTTATCAAGCATCAGCAGAATTTTGATAAAACCTGGAAAAAAATACAGGTTGAAATGGCTGATCATAAGGTTTTCATTAAAACCGCAAAAAACTTAACCGCAAAACAAAAGGAATTTGTCAGAAATTATTTTGACGAAGTTGTAGAAGCTAATGTGATCCCTATTCTTCTTCATGAGAACACACCGATGCCCTATATGAGAGACAAAAGTCTTTATCTGGGTGTTGCGATGAGAAAAAAAGACTGGCAGTACTCCAGCAACTATGCTATCATCGAAATTCCTTCAAGATTCGTGGGTCGATTTCTTTTGTTGCCTTCGGAAAACCCTGAAGAAAAAGATGTGATGTTGTTAGAAGACGTAATTACCTTCAATTTACCACATATTTTCTCTTATTTCGGATATGACGAGTTTGCAGCAAACGCCTTTAAAGTAACAAAAGATGCAGAACTTGATCTCGATAATGATATCAGAACCAACTTCGCAGAAAAAATCGAAAAAGGATTAAAGAACAGAAGAAAAGGAAAACCGACCCGTTTCGTTTTTGATAAAGATATGGATAAAGCGCTGTTGGAAATGCTGATCCGAAAATTGAACTTAACAAAAAAAGACAGTATCATTCCGGGAGGGAAAATTCATAATTTTAAGCATTTCATGGATTTTCCGGATGTTTTTGAAAAGTACGAAAGACCGGTAGAAAGAACTTCTTTTATGCATCCTGCTTTTGAACATGGCGAAAGAGTAACGGATGTTATCTTGAAACACGATGTTCTACTTACCTTTCCTTATCATAAATACAATCCTGTAATTGATCTTCTGCGTGAAGCGGCAATGGATCCTGATGTAAAATCGATCCAGATTACCGCTTACCGATTGGCAAGCAGCTCAAAAATAATCAATGCATTAATTAATGCTGCCAGAAATGGCAAAGAGGTAACGGTAATGCTGGAACTTCAGGCAAGATTTGATGAAGAATCCAACTTAGAATGGAAAGAAATGCTGGAACCTGAAGGAATAACGGTTTTGGTGGGAATTCCTGACAAAAAAGTTCACGCAAAACTGTGTGTTATCAAAAAAAGAGCTCATAATAAAACGATTCAATACGGATTTATAAGCACCGGGAATTTTAATGAAAAAACCGCAAGAATCTATGGAGATCATCTCATAATGACCTCTGACAGAGGCGTAATGGCAGATATCAATAAAGTCTTTAATGTACTGAAAAAGCCGAAAGAAGATTATCTTACTGTATTAAAGACCTGTAAAAATCTTTTGGTTTGTCCACAGTTTATGCGTGAAAAAATCATTCACCATATTGATAAGGAGATAGAAGAAGCGAAAGCGGGAAGAAAGGCAGAGATGATCATTAAAGCCAATTCGGTAAGCGACCGTATTCTTATTACCAAGCTTTATGATGCTGCCAATGCAGGAGTTGTAATTAAAATGATTGTAAGAGGAATTTATTGTGCGGTTAACCAAAAAGATTTTAAAGAAAAAATAAAAGCGATAAGTATTGTAGATGAGTATCTTGAACATGCAAGAGTAATGTACTTCTACAATAAAGGTTCGGAAGATTTATATATTTCTTCTGCCGACTGGATGACGCGAAATCTTGATTACAGAATTGAAGCAGCCGCAAAAATCACTGATAAAAATTTAAAAACAGAGTTAAAAGACATTCTGGATATTCAGCTTCGTGATAATGTAAAGGCAAGAATACTGGATAAGAAACTGAGCAACGAATACATCCGAAATAATAAGGATGAATGCCGTTCTCAGGTAGAAACGTATAAATATTTGAAAGCAAAAGCTGCAAAAAAATAA